Within Bactrocera oleae isolate idBacOlea1 chromosome 6, idBacOlea1, whole genome shotgun sequence, the genomic segment gcactactataaaatattaaaaattcaatcccGACTTCGGGTAATGGGGCGCAGTAAAAACAGCACACTGTTGCTGATGATATGTAATCTTGTTATAAATATCTTCACACTGATGTTGAAATTGGTGTTGCTGTAGATtcattagttgttgttgtgccagTTGCATTTGGCGCTGGTGGTGCAAGTACCACTCGTGCTGCTCTTGTAACGCCTGTGTCATCATCACTTGTTGTGTCCGCTCAATTTCTTGTGGCGTCGGAAAGTACCGAGCCGTTGGCATTTGTGGATGTGGCACGCCTTGTGCCATCGCGTGATCGACGCTCCGTTTCGAATCGTATGCGATATTACCGTTGGCTCCGAATTGTATTGGTCCATGTGCCGCACCGTTCTTCATCGAATCAATCTCAGGGTTTAAAGTCCAATAATTGCCACGCCCGGGATCGCTGGGTGGACGTGGTATTTTCATGAAGCAGGAATTCGTAGTGAGCGTATGCCGAATTTGACATTGCCAGCCACGTTGATCTTTACGATAATATGGAAAATTTTCCGCAATCCATTTTTGGATGCCACTCAGTGTTAGCTTTTGTTCGGGGCTGTTGCGTATAGCCATCGTGACCAACGCTCCGTAGGTATAATTCGGTCTTATGTCGGTATCGGTTTGCATCGATGTCTTGTTATCTTCACAGTTCGAAAGTATGCTGCGTATGGAAAAGTTCGATTCGAATATTGGTGCCATTTTACGTAAGCAAATAAACTATTGAATTGTATTGAAAATGGATGTTGATGTTAAATGCGAGGACGAATGTGATTGTTGCTTGTTTTAAGATATGCAAAATCTGTCTGCTGAAAAATCCTTTCAATTCCTCGGTATTTATATTCTTGAAGTCAGTAAGTCAGTTTGAGCACATCGCGATATCACACTGGAAGCAACTTTGGCTGAGAGGCGCTCcagtttttttctttcaaagtcAAGTTAATATCAAAACCAAAGTCATAAAAGCAAGGCCAAATTAAGGGTTATTATACGGTAAGCGAGTAAATAGAACGGTTTTGACTTTAATGCAGCCAAGGTCAGGCGATAGATTCCTTAGAAGCCGCCACTTCTCTAGGCTTTAATCTGTTGCAAGTATAGTTGTATTGTTAGAAGAACAAAAGGGCAGAAAAAGTAAAAAGACATGTGCACTTGCGAGAGCAAAACTTGCGACAAAACActcaaaatcacattttaaacaTTTCTCAGGTATGCAATCGACGCTTTATGAAATGGAATGCTGTCAAAAAAACTCAACTTGATTTTGCGGTCGTTGATTTTAACTCCATACAAAAGGtagattaaatatattaatacatttCTCACACTCTTGGAAACACTTTCCTACCTGCGCTCTTGAGTGGTATTGGTAAGCTTTATCTCTCGTTATGTAACACTCGCGTCAAGTTCATACCTGCTTGTAACGTTTGGCCTTAATTTGTGGCTCAGAGAACAATAGAGACTTCGCTACGGTATTGCTGTTGAAAAGTCCTTCCCATAGCGACCTTGACTAAATTGTTctacatttttgcttttttgaccGCTGTAATTGCTGGTTTCGAGAACTATTGTTCTCTTACATGACTTTGCTCTTGATTcggggattaaaaaaaaatgacttTAACGCGTGGCATTTTGGCTTCCATTCAAGATACTAGATTTTACAACTGACCTTAATGGTAATTTTATTTAGTCTTTGTTTCACAACATCAGATAGGCACTCAGCAACAAGAACATGAGTAGTAGATGACGCCATCGTGTCGAGAAAAATTTGTTCGATGCTTCTAAAGATAATAAACAAGAGTAAAGCAAACGTTTAGAAATATTTGTCGTTATAATTTGAATACGGTTTGCCTGAAAATATATGCCAAAAGTAAACGTTtttgttacaatatttttttcctcaaTACTTTTGTTAAGTACCGTTGTTAGAAGTTTGTCTTAGGCTCTAATGTTTGTAAGCAATTGaatattgaacaaaattatttgggttcATTTAGGACAATTTTGAATATGCAATgctaaaatgtgaaatttataattactatttCACTTTGGGCTTTAGTCCTTATGATGATGAGTTCTAATTGCAGTTTCTTTTTGTAAAACATATTATAGATTAATGAAGAAGTTACCCATATATATCAATTATATTCTCATATAAGAATACTCATTTCGAAAACAATGTTTATTAATAAGTTTATTATATTCACACTAACTATAATAAACAACAGATTAGAGTGACACCACCAAAACAAATGTTACTGCCAAAATACGGCCGCCCAAATGGAAAAACCCTGTATTTAAGTATTTTCGGGTTCAATGTACAAACGAAGTGTTTCCTAAATGCCTACGTGTGAAAAAT encodes:
- the LOC106624571 gene encoding forkhead box protein I1-like, which produces MAPIFESNFSIRSILSNCEDNKTSMQTDTDIRPNYTYGALVTMAIRNSPEQKLTLSGIQKWIAENFPYYRKDQRGWQCQIRHTLTTNSCFMKIPRPPSDPGRGNYWTLNPEIDSMKNGAAHGPIQFGANGNIAYDSKRSVDHAMAQGVPHPQMPTARYFPTPQEIERTQQVMMTQALQEQHEWYLHHQRQMQLAQQQLMNLQQHQFQHQCEDIYNKITYHQQQCAVFTAPHYPKSGLNF